The window GCCAAATCTGCTATAGTCAGTTTATCTCCCACGAGCCATACAGGATAGTCAAAGAAACGACTCTGTGACATTGGCGTTGTCCCAGCAGAGTATGCTGCTGCATTTTCCGTGTCTAATTCCATAACTAATGCTTCCCTCCGCTCGGCTAATGCCATCTCCACTACACCGTAAACTCTTCTAACCTCATCTGTATATCTTTCCACAGCACTTGCTATCTTTTGAGAATGAAAGTATCTGAAATGTAAAGCTTGTCCAATCATTGGTGCGTGGCCTGAAGTCTGGAAGAACAACCATGCGTTGATTTGTGACTGATCAGCTAAATCATCGGACCATAGTAATGGATTACCAGTCTCTTTGTAATATTTATTTACCAAGTGTAGCAAAATTGCTCCCGATTCCCAAATGGATAAATTATCCATACTGTGATCGATTAAGGCTGGAACTCTAGCATTAGGATTCACAGAAACAAATTCGGGAGCTCTATGTTCCCCAAGATTGAAATCTAGGAAGATCGTGTTATAATGAAATCCAAGCTCACTTAGTACTATGGCAACTTTAAACCCATTTGGCGCAGACCTGTGAGAAAAAAGGGTATATCCTTCGAGTGGTTGTTCTTGGAAGAATTTTGTAATTCTGGAATATTCCACGTGACTCATACCTGAAAAGGCCTGTTGCTGTTGCCGATGCTGTTCCAATGTCTCCTTGATGTTATTTTCGTTGTCATTATTTTGACTACCATTGCGGccattgttgttgttttgaACAGTATTagtgttattattatcgttattgctgttgttattattattaatattattactattattcaCACCTGCGGGGAACTCAAAATTTATATTACTTTGGTCGGTAGTGGTATTACTATTCCTATTCCCTATGTTTACCTGACGGAGAGCATTGGATAGATTAGAGACTTGGTTGCCGTTGTtattcatcatttgcgtaCAACCTACTTGCACCTTTGGAGGAATATGACTAAtaagaaagaatgaaaaaaatagaaaatgaaaattaaTATGGGGGAATCtgtatttattttcaatacaATGCAGTATTATAAACAGTTATAAGCACGCTGACTGATAATGAAGGTTTCCGTTATTCTTTTCGCCCTCAGGTAAGTACGTCTTCCGTCCTTGTATGGTTGCTTTCTCAGCCcactgaagaagaaaactgcATGCTGAAGCCACTCTTCctcaaaaattcattagTGGGCAGCTCATCAATTCTCCTATTCGGcgaaaaatgaaaaaaaaataggcGCATCACCCGGAATAATGCATAAGTTCCAAACTTTGATAACAATCATACCTTCAAAGTTATTGCAGATGGGACAAACtttttatatctttatatatgttAATAAGTGACTTTTATTCGGCATTATATGGGAGTACGACTAATTCTTTTTAGTCTTGACTTTCCTGcttttcatcatatttttcacaGCCGCATGTCCTGAAATCTTTACGTGGGTGAATAGCTTATTTCGACTATCGAATGATTCTCCGCAGGTAACGCACTTTTCAATTGCCGCAAATGAAGATACTGAGGGCGGTGGTGTAGGCAAAGATGGCGTAGTTTTAGCAAATTTGgaattcttctttaatgttttgccctttttctttttcgttttcgtTTTAGTAGACCAGTCCTCTTCGTAATGAGTTTGCAGGCCCTCATCTCCCAATGAGGCTAAAAGATCATTTAACTCATCAGTTCTTTTGTCTGTAGCATCATCAGAAGATTCTGTTTCTTCTGATTCTGTTTCGACTTtacctttctttttgtttcttctcttcttcttcctcttcttcttactCTTTGTGTGTATTTGCAAATTTTCATCCGAATTGACGTCCTCTACCTCTATTTGGATACAATTATCTTCGCTGTCATCTTCAGAAGTTGATTCTGctagttttctttcaatttcagCGAGTTCAGCTTGCAAGGTTTGTAGATCAATATCCTCTTTTTCCTTAACAACTTCATCTGCCgaatcaaaattttcaagatcaGAAAGATTATCCAGCCCAAGCGTGATATTTTCCTCTTCCATTTCCTTCCGAATCTCTGccatatttttattgtgCAATTTAGTATTTATGTGgttcttcaattgtttttcaGATTTGAACGTTTTATTACAAATAAAACATTCATAAATCAGTATTTcgtcttctttatcattcttagaattttcaaattctccAAAATTGTCATATATCTTTTCTAATTCATCccaactttcttcttttaccGTTTGCCAGCTTTGTAAATGAAaatcttctttatcatcgTTGTAGTTCGAGCTGCCACATTTCCTTCTATTATTTAATTCATTCTTTCTCTGCTGCTCTTTCATTTTGCGCTGTTCTGCTGCAATTTTTGCACCTTctttcattcttttatcGAGCTTTTTAATGAAAACCACAAACCTTTTGACCgttttattatattcattCCGAGCCTGTTGTCTAgccttttcatttcttctattAACTTCTCTCTTTGTTCTCCTGTCATAGTTTTTGGAATACATGTATTCGTCTTTCCAGCTGAAGCTCTTCAGCGTGTTGAACGCTGACCAAGTTTTATAAAAGTGTTTCAAATATTCATAGTCTATTGATGAATATCCAAACAAAGGATACAAAAGCTTATTAGTTTTGTTTACGTAGTTATCACATGCTTTCAAATACCcaatattattgatatCCTGTTCAAAAGCATCATCTTGGTACTCGTTAAACTTTCCGAGTCGTTTACCGCTTAAAATCTCATCTTTAGCCAATTTGGCAAATATTTTTCCAGCAATTTGATAGATACCTGCAGCTGTGTTGTCTAGTTTAGTATATAGAGcggaattgaaaaataaaagcagCTCATCAGTAGTAACTCCTGTGACCGTAGCGTCTACTTCATCGTAGTAACCATCAGCATCCGGTGCAGTATCATTTAAAATTTGTTCCTTATGCGAGTCATACCATGCTCTTTCCTGAGGATCAGATAGTACCTCATAAGCAGCTCGGATTATGGCAAACTTTTCTGTGGCTTCTTGCACATTATCTGGGTTTTTATCTGGATGATATTGTAAAGCTTTCTTACGGTAAGCCTTTTTTAATTCAAGATCAGAAGCATGTGATTCGACTCCTAATAGTTCATAATAACAGGCCTTCATCTGTTCTTTTAAATCCTAGGGCACCACTAGAAGAGTATAATTCTTTGTCGAGGCCAAGTTTTGCTATTTAGAACCATGCTTCTTTGCGATgacttgattttttttcttacgtatttattttttttttcccatCAAACAGGAGCAAAGTATGGATCTAATAAGGTGCGTGTTCTAACATTAAAAAATTGAGAACTAACCGCCATTGTTCTCTACTTTACAAAACATGAATATTTATACATATTTCCTTGAATATAATTAGATCTTCTACCTTATTTTTTAGTTACAATTACATCATTTTATCTATAGATAAGATATGtcgttgaaaaattatttaATCATCTTCTCCAAGATATGATCGTACAAATGGTCCAAACATCTCTCCAAATGATGATCTATTGAATCCATCCTTCGCGCGGctataaatgtatagtatGCTTGATCCGTaaacttcttcaaattcatctCTTGATTATATACTTGCCTATGCAGACGCTGGGCGAAATTGGACAAAATGATATTCTCGTATTTCAGCTTTATAGCTAACAAAGGAATTTTTCGCCTTAGCTTTGAGTAAGGAATTCCAATAGCCAGTACGATTTCTTTGACAATATTTTGCAAGGTTGTTAAATTTGCAAAATTAATTTGTTCCACCATAAGAATATTGCATTCTTCTTCCGAAATATCGGGTCTTGACtgtaaaatattttttattgtgaTTTTATCAGACGTGTTCCCCTCTAAAATTTCTAATCGCGACCTTAAAGTTTCTAGTTCGGTCGACATAGTACTTGTTTTATTCTCAAAGTCTGCTAACAGTATGTCTTTGTCTTTCAATAATGCTTCGTAGgtttctttgcttttctcCCATGATCTAAATCTTTCATTTAAACTTTCCAACTTGgcttttatttcttcattgcATCCTTTTaggattttcttttcgtcaATAGTCAACTTGTCAAATTTATCACataaaatttcattttgtttgGAGAGTGTGTTGTTTGCACCAAGtaaattattatttctttctctcaTGGTATGAATTTCCgttctttcattttctagCTCCTTTTGGAGATCCTCAATTTCTGATTTTGCATTATTGAAGCGTTGAAACAAACGGCTTTGCTCCTCCTGGTGCGATGTACGTAAGAATCCTTTGATGCTAGGATACTTCTTTTGTAATATCTCATCTAAGTTAGAGGAAGTGTCGTCCGAGTCATATaactcaaaaaataatataccAATTGGTATTTCGAATAGCTCTACTTTTCGTAAGGAGTCAGTAAGACTCAATAGTGCAGTCTGTTTTGTCTGAATAGTATTCTTGGCTTTTTCCAACATTTCCCTGGTATGTGAACAATCTCTTGTTAGATTTTCAATCAATACCGTTTgttcttctgtttttctCTCATCATTAACTCTTTTGTCATTTGATGTTGTAGCCGCTTCGAGCTCTTTTTGTAAAgagtttgatttttcctCTTGTCTTAGATTGTCTCTACCCAACTCGATaacctttttttgatatccTAGTATCACATTCTCTAAAACTCGAAGATCCTCCTCAGATATAGAACTCTGAAGGGAAATTTTAGCACCGTTGCAGTCTTCTATGTATATTTCCGATGATATGTTCTCATCCATTCCTTGAGAAGAAACCTGTTCGTTCGCCTTGGTAAAATGCTTGGCTGAAGGGTTTTCTCTAGGAGTAGAGTGTATGAAGTTAGGTACATCTTTTTTATGGGCAGCAGTAACTTTAGGTGATTTATTTTGCTCATTATTTGATCGTTCTTGTAATCCTGGAGATTCTCGATAACTATTATTCCTAACATAGTTCGTACAGTCCGCGAATGGCggtttattttcttcataagaGTCTCTAGCATTAGAAAAGTTGCAATTAATAACATCTTCAGGGTTAACAAATAAAGGCAGAATCGATTTTCCAACATGGTTCTCATTAAGCCAGTTTTGTGGAAGCggttcttcatcttttacTTCTGCATCATCGGATACAGGAGAATCTAAGCGCTCGTGAAACGGAAAATTCATTAGATCAAAATCGGTCATGATTCACAAATGGCCAACTACTTTGTactaaaaatttttttacctgTAGCTCTCTCTCAAAGGAGCACAATTGTTATTTACTGTTTTTTGTAACTATAAATACTacacaaaaaaaatcctAACGCCTCACGTCGCGCAACGCGATTTCCTATTAAGAAATGTCCTTCATAGTCATGGTTATATACTTGGTATATCACGAAAGGCCATTCTAAATCTTTATATCTATATGAGTAGATGCCCTCCTTTAGTTTTCACATAGAATAAAGATTAAAGTACGCGGTTGTTATTACATAGAGAAcgaaaaacgaaaaaaatggagaatATTAGCTCTCGCTATGTCTCAAACCTGAtctatttttcttaatcTTAGCGAAAATTGGCTCACTTATTCCTTTATTACCTTGAATACCAAGGCCTTCACCGCTTTTCCATCCAAGCTTTTCCAACATCCTTCTACCAATATTCTCATTTCCAATTTCTGGAGCATGTTGACCGACAATTTCACCCTCTTTAACGTGAAACTTTCCCCTAATTGTTTTCGTTCTTTCGAACACTGTTTGCTCCTCCCTTGGTCTCTTCACATCTATTCTCATGAATACTGGTCTCTGTTTCAATAATTGATCAATGAGGTTGTAATTAGGAGTAGaccattttgttttctttattttctccaCTACCACCGATGTATGGTTAgcttttccaatttttgaGCTCTTCAAGTTATAGTACTTAGCAAGTTTCATCAGAGTTTTGTTGCCATGGGGGTCTAACGGAGGAAAAGTAAGTTTATCTTTCTTCCTAGACATGAAGCACTCTAATTCATCCTTGATATTCTGAATATGGAGGCCATACGGGTACTTCTTAAGCATATCATTGGAGTTTTTATTCTCTTGATCAATGAAATCTTCCTTGgcttttctcttctttgcttttgttTCCAAGCGTTTACTAAACTTGCTTTGCAATGTCACCAGTGTTTCTGTATCCAACGCTAAGGCCTCATTTATTAGtagcttctttttcttaccTTTGCCTTGAGTTTCTAAGGACTTAGTCTCAAAGGTTTTGAATCTATCTGTATCATGTTTCAACGTGTATGCAATGAGATCATCCAGGCCCTCCTCCATGTCACTATGCACAATTGAAGAGTCAATgtcctcatcatcttcgTACCTACCCTCTTCATCACTAGAATCAGAAATTGGAATATCTGAGTAAGTTGGCTCAGGCGTTTGAACTTTTGGCACAAGAGAATTCTtaacaaaattcaaataagCAGGTAATCTGTACTCGGGGAGACCTAACTCGCCTATGACAAAATCAGAAAGTAAGTCTTGATCAATCCAATGAAAATCATAATCCCCTAATAATCTGTAGCACTGTAAATAATATGAATTATCTGTTCCACCCATTCTTATATTGGTGACCACTATATCGTTGGTATTTACGGCATAATCTTCTTCCTTGTATCCGAAATCTAACTCTTCACTAATAGGTGATGGAAAATTATCATTTTGACCATTGGATGGTTTGGTATTATCTATTGATAGAGATTTTATATCCTCCATTAATTGTGGACTGGGACTTGGTAAAAGATTACTATCAATTGGGTCATTGGGACGCTGTTTAATAAAATTACGCTTACCTTCAAGCTCACCATTTTCTGAATGTTCGTATAGCGCATCGTTGCTATCTTCTGTTTCTATTTCATATTCTAACTCACAGTCAGAATCACTATCATCTATACCATGCATCACACCTGAAATATAATCAGCAAAAGGGTGATACACCCCATTACCTTTATTTGGAATGCTAACACCAATATCCTCGCTTTCGTCACCTTCTGACACATTAAGCTCAACCTTTCCAATTGTTAAGATAGGACTGAACTCTATAGCAACTTCCGTAGGTCTTCGAACCTCCTCAACACGGactctttttattttgtttaaatCAAGTCCCTGTTCTGCCTCTTCATCTACAAAAAATAGCTTACTGTCATTGATCTTGTCTCCATCGTAAGAAGGTGGGTTGGGGCACGACACCAAGATATCactattatcattttcccTTTCGTCCTCCTCACTACTAATATTTTGAACATTATGAATCGCATTTGTCGGCTCTTCACTAACTTCTGCTTCTATTCCAAGGATATTTTCACGACTTACTACGAGGTTCTTTTCTCGTAGTTTTTGAATCATATCATGGGATGGATCATAAACTTCTTTAGCTTTAACAAATTGCATAGGCCTTTTACGGAAAGCTGCTCTTCCTGCTTGTAGATCAGTTGAAGATTCATATCGATTGCCAGGTCTTAAACCGCCCATTCTCATAGAGCGACTCTTCGCATTATGACCAAAATAATAATCTTCTATAGTCTTCGGCGATATGAATGATTTCCCTGGATTGAAATCTGTACCTACATCACGGAAGTCACCTTCTCCTAATGGTATAGATGAGTTGTGCCAACCGCTCGTGGAAGCAGACTgttttttaacttttcttcCCATTGGACCCTTACCTTTCCCCTTACAACCTTTCTTTGAATTACTACCACGTGCATGCCTACTTCTGCTTCCTTGATAATGACTGTGCCTTTTCGCCATCTTTTGACAGCtgtaaaaaatatatgcTTACGCTTTACTTTGCTTACGGAGCACTTCTTATAGTAATTCTCAAAATTCTGGTTTTTATAATCTTTTGCTTAGAACTGATTGAAATGcaaagtttcaaatttcaCCTCTATTATTGAGCGCTGTCCGCTAAGACTGCTCGTAATAGCGCCTCAAAGGGGAAAAATTAAGTATACACACAATAACGGTAgctaaaaagaacaaaagacCAAACATCGCGAACGTACACACAGGGTGGTGATATATATGCAGAAGTGGCTAGGATTGTGGAAAATGGATTTGGTACAAAAGGTTTCTCATGGTGTGCT is drawn from Saccharomyces mikatae IFO 1815 strain IFO1815 genome assembly, chromosome: 14 and contains these coding sequences:
- the URE2 gene encoding glutathione peroxidase (similar to Saccharomyces cerevisiae URE2 (YNL229C); ancestral locus Anc_2.14), yielding MMNNNGNQVSNLSNALRQVNIGNRNSNTTTDQSNINFEFPAGVNNSNNINNNNNSNNDNNNTNTVQNNNNGRNGSQNNDNENNIKETLEQHRQQQQAFSGMSHVEYSRITKFFQEQPLEGYTLFSHRSAPNGFKVAIVLSELGFHYNTIFLDFNLGEHRAPEFVSVNPNARVPALIDHSMDNLSIWESGAILLHLVNKYYKETGNPLLWSDDLADQSQINAWLFFQTSGHAPMIGQALHFRYFHSQKIASAVERYTDEVRRVYGVVEMALAERREALVMELDTENAAAYSAGTTPMSQSRFFDYPVWLVGDKLTIADLAFVPWNNVVDRIGINIKMEFPEVYKWTKHMMRRPAVIKALRGE
- the JJJ1 gene encoding Jjj1p (similar to Saccharomyces cerevisiae JJJ1 (YNL227C); ancestral locus Anc_2.15); protein product: MKACYYELLGVESHASDLELKKAYRKKALQYHPDKNPDNVQEATEKFAIIRAAYEVLSDPQERAWYDSHKEQILNDTAPDADGYYDEVDATVTGVTTDELLLFFNSALYTKLDNTAAGIYQIAGKIFAKLAKDEILSGKRLGKFNEYQDDAFEQDINNIGYLKACDNYVNKTNKLLYPLFGYSSIDYEYLKHFYKTWSAFNTLKSFSWKDEYMYSKNYDRRTKREVNRRNEKARQQARNEYNKTVKRFVVFIKKLDKRMKEGAKIAAEQRKMKEQQRKNELNNRRKCGSSNYNDDKEDFHLQSWQTVKEESWDELEKIYDNFGEFENSKNDKEDEILIYECFICNKTFKSEKQLKNHINTKLHNKNMAEIRKEMEEENITLGLDNLSDLENFDSADEVVKEKEDIDLQTLQAELAEIERKLAESTSEDDSEDNCIQIEVEDVNSDENLQIHTKSKKKRKKKRRNKKKGKVETESEETESSDDATDKRTDELNDLLASLGDEGLQTHYEEDWSTKTKTKKKKGKTLKKNSKFAKTTPSLPTPPPSVSSFAAIEKCVTCGESFDSRNKLFTHVKISGHAAVKNMMKSRKVKTKKN
- the CNM67 gene encoding Cnm67p (similar to Saccharomyces cerevisiae ADY3 (YDL239C) and CNM67 (YNL225C); ancestral locus Anc_2.16), which codes for MTDFDLMNFPFHERLDSPVSDDAEVKDEEPLPQNWLNENHVGKSILPLFVNPEDVINCNFSNARDSYEENKPPFADCTNYVRNNSYRESPGLQERSNNEQNKSPKVTAAHKKDVPNFIHSTPRENPSAKHFTKANEQVSSQGMDENISSEIYIEDCNGAKISLQSSISEEDLRVLENVILGYQKKVIELGRDNLRQEEKSNSLQKELEAATTSNDKRVNDERKTEEQTVLIENLTRDCSHTREMLEKAKNTIQTKQTALLSLTDSLRKVELFEIPIGILFFELYDSDDTSSNLDEILQKKYPSIKGFLRTSHQEEQSRLFQRFNNAKSEIEDLQKELENERTEIHTMRERNNNLLGANNTLSKQNEILCDKFDKLTIDEKKILKGCNEEIKAKLESLNERFRSWEKSKETYEALLKDKDILLADFENKTSTMSTELETLRSRLEILEGNTSDKITIKNILQSRPDISEEECNILMVEQINFANLTTLQNIVKEIVLAIGIPYSKLRRKIPLLAIKLKYENIILSNFAQRLHRQVYNQEMNLKKFTDQAYYTFIAARRMDSIDHHLERCLDHLYDHILEKMIK
- the SQS1 gene encoding Sqs1p (similar to Saccharomyces cerevisiae SQS1 (YNL224C); ancestral locus Anc_2.17) is translated as MAKRHSHYQGSRSRHARGSNSKKGCKGKGKGPMGRKVKKQSASTSGWHNSSIPLGEGDFRDVGTDFNPGKSFISPKTIEDYYFGHNAKSRSMRMGGLRPGNRYESSTDLQAGRAAFRKRPMQFVKAKEVYDPSHDMIQKLREKNLVVSRENILGIEAEVSEEPTNAIHNVQNISSEEDERENDNSDILVSCPNPPSYDGDKINDSKLFFVDEEAEQGLDLNKIKRVRVEEVRRPTEVAIEFSPILTIGKVELNVSEGDESEDIGVSIPNKGNGVYHPFADYISGVMHGIDDSDSDCELEYEIETEDSNDALYEHSENGELEGKRNFIKQRPNDPIDSNLLPSPSPQLMEDIKSLSIDNTKPSNGQNDNFPSPISEELDFGYKEEDYAVNTNDIVVTNIRMGGTDNSYYLQCYRLLGDYDFHWIDQDLLSDFVIGELGLPEYRLPAYLNFVKNSLVPKVQTPEPTYSDIPISDSSDEEGRYEDDEDIDSSIVHSDMEEGLDDLIAYTLKHDTDRFKTFETKSLETQGKGKKKKLLINEALALDTETLVTLQSKFSKRLETKAKKRKAKEDFIDQENKNSNDMLKKYPYGLHIQNIKDELECFMSRKKDKLTFPPLDPHGNKTLMKLAKYYNLKSSKIGKANHTSVVVEKIKKTKWSTPNYNLIDQLLKQRPVFMRIDVKRPREEQTVFERTKTIRGKFHVKEGEIVGQHAPEIGNENIGRRMLEKLGWKSGEGLGIQGNKGISEPIFAKIKKNRSGLRHSES